The Mus musculus strain C57BL/6J chromosome 2, GRCm38.p6 C57BL/6J genome has a window encoding:
- the Olfr1076 gene encoding olfactory receptor 1076 — MENHNLTMVTEFILVGITDRPELQAPLFGLFLIIYLITLVGNLGMIILTMVDSRLQTPMYFFLRHLATTDLGYSTAVGPKMLRNFLVEQNTISIYFCAVQLSFFSMFIVSEFFILSAMSYDWYVAICKPLLYNVIMSKRVCWLLVAIPYLYSIFVALIVTINIFSSSFCGHNIISHFYCDGLPLISLLCSNKKESEMIILILSTINLISSPVVILVSYLLILRAILKMNSAEGRQKAFSTCGSHLTVVTVFYGTLIFMYVQPKSNHTLNTDKVASIFYTLIIPMLNPLIYSLRNKDVKYALRKTGKSIQNIFS, encoded by the coding sequence ATGGAGAATCACAACCTCACAATGGTGACTGAATTCATCCTGGTGGGCATCACTGACCGCCCTGAACTGCAGGCCCCATTGTTTGGACTGTTCCTCATCATTTATCTGATCACACTGGTGGGCAACTTGGGCATGATCATCCTTACCATGGTGGATTCCAGGCTACAAACACCCATGTACTTCTTTCTCAGACACCTCGCTACTACTGACCTTGGTTATTCAACAGCTGTGGGACCAAAAATGTTAAGAAATTTTCTTGTAGAACAAAATACAATATCAATTTATTTTTGTGCTGTCCAATTGTCTTTCTTCAGTATGTTCATTGTTAGTGAATTTTTTATTCTGTCTGCAATGTCTTATGACTGGTATGTCGCCATCTGTAAACCACTCCTCTATAATGTCATTATGTCAAAAAGAGTATGTTGGCTCCTGGTGGCAATCCCATACCTTTACAGTATATTTGTTGCTCTCATAGTCaccataaatattttttcttcttccttctgtggCCACAATATTATCAGTCATTTCTATTGTGATGGTCTCCCCTTGATATCTCTGCTCTGctcaaataaaaaggaaagtgaaATGATAATTCTAATTCTATCAACTATTAACTTGATTTCTTCACCAGTGGTCATTCTTGTCTCCTATCTGCTCATTCTCAGAGCTATTCTCAAGATGAACTCTGCTGAGGGCAGGCAGAAGGCTTTCTCCACTTGTGGGTCTCATCTGACAGTGGTCACTGTCTTCTATGGGACTttgatatttatgtatgtgcaacCTAAGTCAAATCACACCTTAAACACTGACAAGGTGGCTTCCATCTTTTATACCTTAATAATCCCCATGTTGAATCCCTTGATCTACAGCTTGAGGAATAAAGATGTAAAATATGCTCTTAGGAAAACAGGAAAATCCATACAAAATATCTTCTCCTAG